The following are from one region of the Nymphaea colorata isolate Beijing-Zhang1983 chromosome 7, ASM883128v2, whole genome shotgun sequence genome:
- the LOC116257629 gene encoding ATP-dependent 6-phosphofructokinase 3-like, whose protein sequence is MHIFPPNGSPRKEIERRGLKVSVAGIPKTIDNEIALKRLRGLLTQRMSEAESGENGVGLVKLMGWYAVGFIAMYSTLASRDVDCCQIPESPFYLEGPGGGLFEFIEHRLRENGHMVIVIAEGGGQNLIEEHLREMEHKDASGNKVLLDVGLWLSHKIKLYNWRIRPTQSAYNIYCTLLVHSAVHGTMARYLGFTVGPVNGRHAYIPIYRMTEKQNQVCITDRMWARLLSSANQPSFLSPEDIEEAKSKRESSIQDLQMFLADGKALSEDGNFSATS, encoded by the exons AGATTGAAAGGCGTGGTCTTAAAGTTTCAGTTGCCGGAATTCCAAAGACTATTGATAATGAGATTGCG TTGAAGAGGCTCAGAGGGCTATTAACGCAGCGCATGTCTGAAGCTGAAAGTGGTGAAAATGGTGTGGGCCTTGTCAAGCTGATGGGCTGGTATGCTGTTG GATTTATTGCTATGTACTCTACGTTGGCTAGCAGAGATGTG GACTGTTGCCAGATTCCTGAATCTCCCTTCTATTTGGAAGGGCCGGGGGGAGGACTCTTCGAATTCATAGAGCACAGACTCAGAGAGAATGGTCATATGGTTATTGTTATAGCAGAAGGTGGTGGGCAGAATCTTATTGAGGAGCACTTGCGCGAAATGGAACACAAGGATGCTTCGGGAAACAAGGTCCTTCTTGACGTTGGGCTGTGGCTTTCTCACAAGATCAAGTTATACAACTGGAGGATAAGGCCTACGCAGAGTGCTT ACAACATCTATTGCACGCTTCTCGTTCACAGTGCTGTCCATGGCACCATGGCTAGATACTTGGGCTTCACTGTCGGTCCTGTTAACGGCAGGCATGCTTATATACCTATCTAC CGCATGACTGAGAAGCAGAATCAAGTCTGTATAACTGACCGTATGTGGGCGAGGTTGCTTTCCTCTGCGAACCAACCTAGCTTCCTCAGCCCAGAGGACATTGAAGAAGCCAAGAGTAAGCGAGAGTCGAGCATTCAAGATCTACAAATGTTCTTGGCAGACGGGAAGGCCTTGAGTGAGGACGGCAATTTCTCGGCGACGTCATAA